A stretch of the Halictus rubicundus isolate RS-2024b chromosome 16, iyHalRubi1_principal, whole genome shotgun sequence genome encodes the following:
- the Psa gene encoding puromycin-sensitive aminopeptidase isoform X2, with translation MLIGVLCGVTCFRVVSQQKRKAFSYGSAFKIFRCERLFRVAIQYRVMSSTEKQPFRRLPTDVLPYHYDITLSLNLKTFIFNGKENVHIDVKKSTDTVVINSLDIDIKNVAFTGNDGNTISTKKVDISIPEETATLIFDDKLPIGRSGYLTLEFEAEINDKMKGLYRSKYAGQSEWGAVTFLCPTSARTVFPCWDEPSLKASFAIKITFPRGTSLVTLSNMPVKNKVTNDATETLVFETTPIMSTYLVAVVVGEFDYIEDTSSDGVLVRVYTPKSKTEQGQFALETAVKVLPYYKNYFGIAYPLPKIDLIAIADFSSGAMENWGLVTYRETCLLVDPQNTSALRKQCVALVVAHELAHQWFGNLVTMEWWIHLWLNEGYASFVEFLCVAHLFPEYDIWTQFVTDTYIRALELDALKNSHPIEVPVGHPSEIDEIFDEISYNKGACVIRMLHAYIGDDDFRKGMNLYLNRHSYANAETADLWNALEEASNKNVGRVMSMWTEQQGFPVVRVRHRQDGNDRILTLSQERFLAGGGEDTSNTLWMIPVSVSTSKNPNECVLTDLLDEKTKEFKIKDVSADSWVKINPGTVGFYRTYYSQDALSLLLPAVKDRSLPPLDRLGLLDDLFAVAQAGSASTVEVLQLMHAFQKEDNFTVWSSIDNAMRKIGILLSHLESLDAFKAFGRNLLRDICNELGWDPKPNESHCDTLLRSLVLDRMAGLNDADTIEEAKRRFELHITRKTILAADLRRPVYRAVLSNGNNETYQTMLKLYREADLHEEKDRILRSLGVVKDEGLLAETLEFAMSEEVRAQDAVYAIMSVSMSYKGRLMAWDFIKKHWQTLRDRYGGGFLMSRLVKIVTENFVTEEQAQEVEKFFKEHPTPGTERTVQQSVESIRLNEAWLKRDLESIQEFLEKQQVK, from the exons GTAAAGAAATCTACAGACACCGTTGTTATAAATTCGTTGGATATCGACATAAAAAATGTTGCTTTCACTGGTAACGATGGAAACACTATTTCAACTAAAAAGGTTGATATCTCTATTCCCGAGGAGACAGCCACCCTGATCTTCGATGACAAGTTGCCCATTGGCAGAAGTGGATACTTGACCCTAGAGTTTGAAGCAGAAATTAATGACAAAATGAAAGGACTTTATAGGAGCAAATACGCTGG GCAAAGTGAGTGGGGTGCTGTAACTTTTTTATGTCCCACATCCGCACGCACTGTTTTCCCTTGTTGGGATGAACCCTCATTAAAAGCTAGCTTCGCGATCAAAATTACGTTTCCACGCGGCACGTCTCTCGTCACCTTGTCCAATATG CCTGTTAAGAACAAAGTAACGAATGACGCGACAGAGACGTTAGTCTTCGAGACCACACCAATAATGTCAACGTATTTGGTGGCGGTGGTTGTCGGAGAATTCGATTACATAGAGGACACGTCTAGCGACGGGGTATTGGTAAGAGTATACACACCGAAATCTAAAACCGAACAGGGGCAATTTGCCTTGGAAACGGCCGTGAAGGTTTTGCCATACTATAAAAATTACTTTGGGATTGCTTATCCACTGCCGAAAATCGATCTGATCGCGATCGCTGACTTTTCGTCGGGAGCTATGGAAAACTGGGGTCTAGTCACGTACCGTGAGACGTGTCTTCTAGTGGATCCACAGAACACGTCTGCTCTTCGGAAGCAATGCGTCGCATTGGTCGTAGCTCACGAGTTGGCGCATCAGTGGTTCGGAAATCTTGTTACCATGGAATGGTGGATTCACCTGTGGCTGAATGAGGGATACGCCTCGTTCGTAGAGTTCCTATGCGTCGCGCACCTGTTCCCAGAGTACGACATTTGGACGCAATTCGTCACGGACACGTACATCAGGGCGCTGGAACTAGACGCTCTAAAGAACAGCCATCCGATCGAGGTACCGGTTGGACACCCGTCCGAAATCGACGAAATATTTGACGAGATTTCTTACAATAAAGGCGCGTGTGTCATTCGAATGCTGCACGCCTACATAGGGGACGATGATTTCCGCAAGGGTATGAACCTGTATTTAAATAGGCATAGTTACGCAAACGCGGAGACCGCCGACCTTTGGAACGCTCTGGAAGAAGCCAGCAACAAGAACGTAGGCCGCGTGATGTCTATGTGGACCGAGCAGCAGGGTTTCCCCGTTGTCAGAGTCCGACATCGTCAGGATGGCAATGACCGCATTCTTACCCTCTCTCAGGAGAGATTTTTGGCCGGCGGTGGCGAGGACACGAGTAACACTTTGTGGATGATTCCCGTCAGTGTAAGCACATCGAAAAATCCCAATGAATGCGTACTGACGGATCTGTTGGACGAGAAAACGAAAGAGTTCAAGATCAAAGACGTCTCGGCGGATAGCTGGGTGAAAATCAATCCTGGAACGGTAGGCTTCTACAGGACTTACTACAGCCAAGATGCGTTGTCCCTGTTGTTACCAGCGGTTAAAGATCGTTCGTTACCTCCGTTGGATAGACTTGGTCTCCTCGATGATTTGTTTGCCGTGGCGCAAGCTGGAAGCGCCTCCACCGTGGAGGTGCTTCAGCTGATGCACGCGTTCCAGAAGGAGGACAACTTCACCGTGTGGTCTAGCATAGATAACGCTATGAGGAAAATCGGTATCCTCCTCTCGCATTTAGAGAGCCTGGACGCCTTTAAGGCATTTGGGCGTAACTTGTTGCGCGACATTTGCAATGAACTGGGCTGGGACCCTAAACCGAACGAAAGCCATTGCGACACTCTGTTGAGATCCTTAGTGTTGGATCGTATGGCAGGTCTGAACGATGCTGACACTATCGAGGAGGCGAAGAGACGATTCGAGTTGCACATCACTCGCAAAACGATTCTTGCTGCTGACCTGCGTAGACCTGTATACCGAGCTGTGCTCTCCAACGGCAACAACGAAACTTACCAGACCATGTTGAAACTGTACCGCGAAGCCGACCTGCACGAGGAGAAAGATAGAATACTGAGAAGTCTCGGCGTGGTGAAAGACGAAGGTCTACTCGCGGAGACCCTCGAGTTCGCAATGAGCGAGGAAGTCAGGGCTCAGGACGCGGTGTACGCGATTATGTCGGTGTCAATGTCGTACAAGGGCCGTCTCATGGCTTGGGACTTTATCAAGAAACACTGGCAGACGCTTCGCGACCGCTACGGTGGCGGTTTCCTGATGTCGAGACTGGTCAAGATCGTTACCGAGAACTTCGTCACCGAGGAACAGGCCCAAGAAGTTGAAAAGTTCTTCAAGGAACACCCAACGCCTGGCACAGAGCGAACGGTCCAGCAGAGCGTCGAGTCGATCAGATTAAACGAGGCATGGCTGAAAAGAGACTTAGAATCTATTCAAGAATTTCTGGAAAAGCAGCAGGTGAAGTAG
- the Psa gene encoding puromycin-sensitive aminopeptidase isoform X1 has translation MLIGVLCGVTCFRVVSQQKRKAFSYGSAFKIFRCERLFRVAIQYRVMSSTEKQPFRRLPTDVLPYHYDITLSLNLKTFIFNGKENVHIDVKKSTDTVVINSLDIDIKNVAFTGNDGNTISTKKVDISIPEETATLIFDDKLPIGRSGYLTLEFEAEINDKMKGLYRSKYAGPDGSDEYAAVTQFEATDARRCFPCWDEPAHKATFDITLNVPSGLVALSNMPVKNKVTNDATETLVFETTPIMSTYLVAVVVGEFDYIEDTSSDGVLVRVYTPKSKTEQGQFALETAVKVLPYYKNYFGIAYPLPKIDLIAIADFSSGAMENWGLVTYRETCLLVDPQNTSALRKQCVALVVAHELAHQWFGNLVTMEWWIHLWLNEGYASFVEFLCVAHLFPEYDIWTQFVTDTYIRALELDALKNSHPIEVPVGHPSEIDEIFDEISYNKGACVIRMLHAYIGDDDFRKGMNLYLNRHSYANAETADLWNALEEASNKNVGRVMSMWTEQQGFPVVRVRHRQDGNDRILTLSQERFLAGGGEDTSNTLWMIPVSVSTSKNPNECVLTDLLDEKTKEFKIKDVSADSWVKINPGTVGFYRTYYSQDALSLLLPAVKDRSLPPLDRLGLLDDLFAVAQAGSASTVEVLQLMHAFQKEDNFTVWSSIDNAMRKIGILLSHLESLDAFKAFGRNLLRDICNELGWDPKPNESHCDTLLRSLVLDRMAGLNDADTIEEAKRRFELHITRKTILAADLRRPVYRAVLSNGNNETYQTMLKLYREADLHEEKDRILRSLGVVKDEGLLAETLEFAMSEEVRAQDAVYAIMSVSMSYKGRLMAWDFIKKHWQTLRDRYGGGFLMSRLVKIVTENFVTEEQAQEVEKFFKEHPTPGTERTVQQSVESIRLNEAWLKRDLESIQEFLEKQQVK, from the exons GTAAAGAAATCTACAGACACCGTTGTTATAAATTCGTTGGATATCGACATAAAAAATGTTGCTTTCACTGGTAACGATGGAAACACTATTTCAACTAAAAAGGTTGATATCTCTATTCCCGAGGAGACAGCCACCCTGATCTTCGATGACAAGTTGCCCATTGGCAGAAGTGGATACTTGACCCTAGAGTTTGAAGCAGAAATTAATGACAAAATGAAAGGACTTTATAGGAGCAAATACGCTGG ACCGGACGGGAGCGATGAATACGCAGCTGTAACTCAGTTCGAGGCAACAGATGCTAGACGTTGCTTCCCATGTTGGGATGAACCAGCGCACAAAGCCACATTTGATATTACCCTAAATGTGCCATCAGGTCTCGTAGCACTTTCGAATATG CCTGTTAAGAACAAAGTAACGAATGACGCGACAGAGACGTTAGTCTTCGAGACCACACCAATAATGTCAACGTATTTGGTGGCGGTGGTTGTCGGAGAATTCGATTACATAGAGGACACGTCTAGCGACGGGGTATTGGTAAGAGTATACACACCGAAATCTAAAACCGAACAGGGGCAATTTGCCTTGGAAACGGCCGTGAAGGTTTTGCCATACTATAAAAATTACTTTGGGATTGCTTATCCACTGCCGAAAATCGATCTGATCGCGATCGCTGACTTTTCGTCGGGAGCTATGGAAAACTGGGGTCTAGTCACGTACCGTGAGACGTGTCTTCTAGTGGATCCACAGAACACGTCTGCTCTTCGGAAGCAATGCGTCGCATTGGTCGTAGCTCACGAGTTGGCGCATCAGTGGTTCGGAAATCTTGTTACCATGGAATGGTGGATTCACCTGTGGCTGAATGAGGGATACGCCTCGTTCGTAGAGTTCCTATGCGTCGCGCACCTGTTCCCAGAGTACGACATTTGGACGCAATTCGTCACGGACACGTACATCAGGGCGCTGGAACTAGACGCTCTAAAGAACAGCCATCCGATCGAGGTACCGGTTGGACACCCGTCCGAAATCGACGAAATATTTGACGAGATTTCTTACAATAAAGGCGCGTGTGTCATTCGAATGCTGCACGCCTACATAGGGGACGATGATTTCCGCAAGGGTATGAACCTGTATTTAAATAGGCATAGTTACGCAAACGCGGAGACCGCCGACCTTTGGAACGCTCTGGAAGAAGCCAGCAACAAGAACGTAGGCCGCGTGATGTCTATGTGGACCGAGCAGCAGGGTTTCCCCGTTGTCAGAGTCCGACATCGTCAGGATGGCAATGACCGCATTCTTACCCTCTCTCAGGAGAGATTTTTGGCCGGCGGTGGCGAGGACACGAGTAACACTTTGTGGATGATTCCCGTCAGTGTAAGCACATCGAAAAATCCCAATGAATGCGTACTGACGGATCTGTTGGACGAGAAAACGAAAGAGTTCAAGATCAAAGACGTCTCGGCGGATAGCTGGGTGAAAATCAATCCTGGAACGGTAGGCTTCTACAGGACTTACTACAGCCAAGATGCGTTGTCCCTGTTGTTACCAGCGGTTAAAGATCGTTCGTTACCTCCGTTGGATAGACTTGGTCTCCTCGATGATTTGTTTGCCGTGGCGCAAGCTGGAAGCGCCTCCACCGTGGAGGTGCTTCAGCTGATGCACGCGTTCCAGAAGGAGGACAACTTCACCGTGTGGTCTAGCATAGATAACGCTATGAGGAAAATCGGTATCCTCCTCTCGCATTTAGAGAGCCTGGACGCCTTTAAGGCATTTGGGCGTAACTTGTTGCGCGACATTTGCAATGAACTGGGCTGGGACCCTAAACCGAACGAAAGCCATTGCGACACTCTGTTGAGATCCTTAGTGTTGGATCGTATGGCAGGTCTGAACGATGCTGACACTATCGAGGAGGCGAAGAGACGATTCGAGTTGCACATCACTCGCAAAACGATTCTTGCTGCTGACCTGCGTAGACCTGTATACCGAGCTGTGCTCTCCAACGGCAACAACGAAACTTACCAGACCATGTTGAAACTGTACCGCGAAGCCGACCTGCACGAGGAGAAAGATAGAATACTGAGAAGTCTCGGCGTGGTGAAAGACGAAGGTCTACTCGCGGAGACCCTCGAGTTCGCAATGAGCGAGGAAGTCAGGGCTCAGGACGCGGTGTACGCGATTATGTCGGTGTCAATGTCGTACAAGGGCCGTCTCATGGCTTGGGACTTTATCAAGAAACACTGGCAGACGCTTCGCGACCGCTACGGTGGCGGTTTCCTGATGTCGAGACTGGTCAAGATCGTTACCGAGAACTTCGTCACCGAGGAACAGGCCCAAGAAGTTGAAAAGTTCTTCAAGGAACACCCAACGCCTGGCACAGAGCGAACGGTCCAGCAGAGCGTCGAGTCGATCAGATTAAACGAGGCATGGCTGAAAAGAGACTTAGAATCTATTCAAGAATTTCTGGAAAAGCAGCAGGTGAAGTAG